In Zingiber officinale cultivar Zhangliang chromosome 1A, Zo_v1.1, whole genome shotgun sequence, a genomic segment contains:
- the LOC121997531 gene encoding putative E3 ubiquitin-protein ligase RF298, protein MESPGADWSPESKLELQEMLLGRSYKLKASEELKKQKTRISKEMVNDVISKANKPLSKGEVLWCLMLRLDLDVCCACSKNLDQLGTSVTSQIESQLDWNSLLSTINDQIAEHSSEPSLIRESNLQNASEESLLHMKYKLEKEVEEWNDWGTQKVMQAAERLNKDREELQLLRLQKQNRQYVEELRRQYASLEEGNTALAKGLKDKVRTVETLNKELRLELKDAELHAAEVEANCEKASRRMEENLKKLQSSEEEKLSFKDELAAEKRHFYKLQQQLEQARDLHDNMKSKWKKEEKLKNDALEMAENERKELEQIEMSAKSQENALKIEAENNLQRYKNDILQLKNQIAQLKLVESSSSNIYLSEEESRSELKREWECVMCLSETVSVVLLPCAHQVFCRQCNELHEKKGLKECPSCRTPIQRRVSVRSTDDPYPDPYPELLIYLAEDSDYTALGDPTAF, encoded by the exons ATGGAATCCCCGGGTGCTGATTGGAGTCCGGAATCCAAGTTAGAGCTTCAGGAGATGTTATTGG GTCGTTCTTATAAGCTGAAAGCTTCTGAAGAATTGAAGAAGCAAAAGACAAGAATCTCGAAAGAGATGGTCAATGATGTGATCAGCAAGGCAAACAAGCCGCTCAGTAAAGGTGAGGTCTTGTGGTGCTTGATGCTACGGCTCGACCTTGATGTTTGCTGTGCCtgttctaagaatcttgatcaATTGGGCACTTCTGTTACCTCTCAAATCGAGTCACAATTGGACTGGAATAGTCTCTTGTCTACAATCAATGATCAAATTGCAGAGCATTCGAGTGAACCTAGCCTTATCCGTGAGAGCAATCTACAAAATGCATCAGAGGAGTCGCTGCTTCACATGAAATACAAGCTCGAGAAGGAAGTGGAAGAGTGGAACGATTGGGGTACGCAAAAGGTAATGCAGGCCGCCGAGAGGTTGAACAAGGACAGGGAGGAACTTCAATTACTAAGACTACAAAAGCAGAATCGTCAATATGTGGAAGAGCTTAGAAGGCAGTATGCCAGTCTGGAGGAAGGAAACACAGCTCTAGCTAAGGGTCTTAAAGATAAGGTTCGCACAGTGGAAACATTGAATAAAGAACTGAGGTTGGAACTGAAAGATGCAGAATTACACGCTGCAGAAGTGGAAGCGAATTGTGAAAAAGCTTCAAGAAGGATGGAGGAGAACCTCAAAAAGTTACAATCTTCTGAAGAAGAAAAGCTCTCGTTTAAAGATGAACTTGCAGCTGAAAAGCGTCACTTTTATAAATTGCAACAGCAATTGGAGCAAGCCAGGGATCTTCATGATAATATGAAG TCCAAGTGGAAGAAAGAAGAGAAGTTGAAGAATGATGCTCTTGAAATGGCCGAGAATGAACGCAAGGAGCTGGAGCAGATCGAGATGTCGGCAAAATCACAAGAAAATGCATTAAAAATTGAAGCAGAAAATAATTTGCAGAGATACAAAAATGATATCCTTCAGCTAAAGAATCAGATTGCACAGCTAAAATTAGTCGAAAGTTCATCATCCAACATTTATCTTTCTGAGGAGGAATCGAGGTCTGAATTAAAGCGTGAATGGGAATGTGTGATGTGCCTATCTGAAACTGTGTCCGTCGTCCTGCTTCCTTGTGCCCACCAAGTTTTTTGCAGACAATGCAACGAGCTTCATGAGAAAAAGGGCTTGAAAGAGTGCCCTTCCTGTAGGACTCCTATCCAGCGAAGAGTCAGTGTTCGATCAACTGATGATCCTTACCCTGATCCTTACCCTGAACTCCTTATTTACTTGGCTGAAGATTCAGACTACACTGCTCTTGGAGATCCTACTGCTTTTTGA